GAGAAGCCCGGGGTCTTCACCTTCGAGATCGCGGTGGACGGGGCGCACGCCGCGTCGGTGCCGGTCACCGTGCTCCAGATGCAGGCGCCCGCGCATCCGGCCCCGCCACAGCCCCCGCTGCCGCCCGCGCCCCCGACGATCAACTAGCGCCGGGTCGGCCGCGCCGCGGCCCGCCGCGCCCTCACGTCCGGCCCGAACGCCGGTTATTCCTTCAGGCGAGGTCGCTCACATCGCCACCGGGCTACCACCTCTCACCTCCGGCTTCCCATGAACCGCTCCGACGCCCTCGCCCTGATGCACGAGTTCACGGCCTCCGACGCGCTCCGCAAGCACATGTACGCAGTGGAGGCGGCGATGCGGGCCTACGCGAAGCAGTGCGGTGAGGACGAGGAGACGTGGGCGGTGGTGGGCCTGCTCCACGACTTCGACTACGAGCGGTTCCCGAACGCCAATCGCAGCGCCACGGAGGAGCATCCGTCCGAGGGCTCGAAGATCCTGGCTGCCAAGGGGTACCCCGAGCCGCTGCGACGCGCGATCCTGGGCCACGCATCCTATACGGGGGTGCCGCGCGACACGCGGCTCGCCAAGACGCTGTACGCCGTGGACGAGCTGTGCGGCTTCCTGGTGGCGTGCGCCCTGGTGCGCCCGAGCCGGAGCCTCGCCGATCTCGAGGTGCCGTCGGTGAAGAAGAAGCTCAAGGACAAGGCGTTCGCCCGGAACGTGAACCGGGACGAGATCCGCGAAGGCGCCGAGGAGCTGGGCGTGCCGCTCGACGACCACATCCGGTTCGTGATCGAGGCCCTGCGGCCGGTGGAGCGCGACCTGGGGCTCGGCTCCGCCGGGTGACCACCCTGCCAACGCCGTCCGAGTTCCCTGCGTAATACAGCGGTGGAGCCCGACGCCGCGCTCGCGGCGCAGGCCGCGACGGGCGATCGGGCAGCGTTCGGCGCACTGGTCCAACGCCACCAGGCGGCGGTCCGGCGGCTGACGCGCGCGGTGACGGGCGACGTCCACGACGCCGACGACGCCGCCCAGGACGCGTTCCTGTCGGCGCTGGACCGGATCGAGACCTACGATCCGTCGCGGCCGTTCGGCCCCTGGCTGATGCGGATCGCGACCAACGCGTCGATCGACCTGGTGCGGAGACGGGCGGTGCGGCGGGCCGACACGCTCGACGAGAGGGCCCCCGCCCGCGGATTGTCGCCGGCGTCCCACGCCGAGGCCGCCGAGATCCGGCAGCGGCTGGACGTGGCGCTGGGAGCGCTGCCGGAGCGACAGCGGGTCGCCGTGACGCTGTTCGACGTGGAGGGGTACTCGCACGCGGAGATCGCGGCCGCCCTGGAGATCCCGGAAGGCACGGTACGGTCGGACGTGTTTCATGCGCGCCGCGCGTTGCGGGTCGCGCTCGAGCCGTACGGCCCGGGCAGGCGGGTGGAGGAACGATGAACGACCTCTTGAAGCGGTTGCTCACGCCTGACGACGACGGAAGCGCGTTCACCGACGCGGTGCTGCTCCGGGCGGCCGGGGCCCTGCACCGGCGGCGGACGGCGCCACAGGTGGTGGGCGTGGGCCTGGCGTGGACCTGGCTCGAGGCCTGGGCGCGCCCGTGGCTCATCGTCGCCATCATCGGCCTGGCGCTCGCCATCGCCCTGCCCCGGTTGCGGTTGGGCGCGCCGGCGAGCGCGGCGGAGCCGAGCCTCACGGCGGACCTGATGGGCGCCAGCACGGGGACGGCATTCGTCCTCGCTGAAACCGTGGGAAACTAGGACGGCGGGATGTTCAACAAGTCGAAGGCCTGGGCGGTCACGTTGCTGGCGGCGGTGGCGGTGGTCGGGATCGCCGCCGGTGCCCTGGCCAACGACTGGTACGCGGCGCGGCACGGCTGCAGCCCCGACCGCGGCACCTACTCCGGCTACCTGGCCGGGGAGCTGAAGCTCGGCCACGGCCAGCACGACACCGTGGTCGCGATCCTGCGCCGGCACCGCCCCGAGATGCGCGCGATCATGCAGGCCGTGCGGCCCCGGCTCGATTCGGTGCGCGCCAAGGTCGCCGACGAGATCCGGACCATCCTCACTCCCGCGCAGCGGGAGGCGTACCAGCGGCTGCTGGACCGCGACCGGGCCGAGCGCGCCCGGGCCGACAGTGCGGCGGCCGCGCAAGCCACGAACCCATGATGAAAGCACTCACGACAGCTGTGACGCTGGCGGCCGCCGTTCTGCTCGCCGGCGCCGCCCGAGCCCAACAGCCCACGCCGCCTCAGCCGCCACCGACCGCTCCGCCTCAGGCGCCGGCGCCACCGCCCGCGGTGATGACCGGGCCGCAGCCGGCGGCTTCGGTGGCGCGCGTCACGCTGGAGCAGGCCCTCCAGCTCGGCCGGCAGTACAACCCCTCGCAGGTGCAGGCGCAGCAGAACCTGCGCATCGCCAACATGGGGGTCACCCAGGCCTGGGGCGCGTACCTGCCGACCGTCACCGGCACCGGCACCGCGGCGCGCAACAGCCCCCAGCGGGTCAACCAGTTCGGCGCGGCGCAGGTCAACCCGATTACCGACAACTCGTCGTTCAGCCTCAACGCGAGCCTCAACCTGTTCACGGGCTTCCAGCGCGGCGCGAACCAGCGGGCGGCGAACGCCACCCGGGACCTGAACCAGGCCGCCCTGCTCCAGCAGGACTACGCGACCGACCTCAACACCAAGCAGGCGTTCTTCAACGCGCTCTCGACCCAGGAGCTGGTGGGCGTCGCGCAGGCGAACCTCGCCCGCTCCGACCAGCAGCTCAAGCTGACGACGGAGAAGCTGCGGCTCGGCGCGACGACCCGCTCCGATTCGCTCCAGGCGAGCGTGGACTACGGCAACGCCGAGGTGCAGCTGATCCAGGCGCGGGCCAACGCCCTCACCGCGCAGGCCACCCTGGCCCGCGCGATCGGCGCGGAGGGGATGGTGGCGGCGGTGCCGGATACGGCGCTGGAGGTGCGGCTCACCAGTTTGGACACCGCGGCCCTGCGGGGCGACGCCGAGGCGCACGCGCCGTCGGTCGTGCAGGCGCAGGCGGGCGTGGCCGCGGCCCGGGCGACCCTCACCGCGAACCGGGCCCTGTATTACCCGACGCTGAGCCTCGGGGCCCGGGAAACCTGGACCGGCTCGCAGCTCCCGCTGGCCCAGGCCCCGCTGCAACGGAACATCGTGCCGGACTCCGTGATTCCGTCGAAGCCCGATACCTTCTACGTCCGGGGGCCGAGGTACACCGGGACCTGGAACGTCAGCCTGGCGCTCTCCGTTCCGATCTTCAACGGCTTCCAGCGCGAAGCCAGCATCGTCAACGCCGACGCGAACTTCCAGGCCTCCCAGGCCAAGCTCCGCGACGCGCGGCTCGGCCTCGACGCCAGCCTCACGCAGGAGTTGACCGCCCTCGACGCCGCGGCCGCCCAGATCGACGTGGCGCGTACCACCGTCGCGGCGGCGCAGGAGGCGCTGCGGATGCAGCGCGAGCGCTACCGGCTCGGCGCCTCGACCATCGTGGACCTGCTCACCGCGGAAACCACCCTCAACCAGGCCGAGACCGGCCTGGTGCAGGCCCGGTACAACTACCTCATCGCCCGGGCGACACTCGAGGCCCTGGTGGGACACGGCCTGTGACCGCGGCCGCCGAGCTGGTCCGGTCGTCGGACCCGACGGCCGCCGACGGCCCGATCATCAAGACCGAGCGCCTGACGCGGGACTACGTCCTGGGCTCGGAGACGATCAAGGCGCTCCGGGGCGTGGACCTCGAGATCCACCGCAACGAGTTCGTGGCGGTCATGGGGCCGTCGGGCTCCGGCAAGTCCACGCTGATGAACGTGATCGGCTGCCTCGACACGCCGACCGCCGGGGAGTACTGGCTCAACGGCCAGCGCGTCTCGGATCTCGGCGACAGCGAGCTGGCCCGGATCCGCAACAAGGAAATCGGCTTCGTCTTCCAGACCTTCAACCTGCTCCCGCGGGCCAGCGCGCTGCACAACGTTGAGCTGCCCCTGATCTACGCGGGCGTCCCCTCCAGGGAGCGCCGCGAGCGCGCCGCCCAGTCCCTGGAGGCCGTGGGCCTCGGGGACCGCAAGGACCACCGTCCGGCCGAGCTGTCCGGCGGGCAGCGCCAGCGCGTCGCGGTCGCCCGCGCGTTGATCAACCACCCCAGCATCCTCCTCGCCGACGAGCCGACGGGCAACCTCGACTCGAAGACAGGCGAGGAGATCATGCAGCTGTTCGAGCAGCTGTGGTCGCGGGGCCAGACCATCATCCTGGTCACGCACGAACACGACATCGCCGCCCACGCGAGACGCCAGATCCACATCCTCGACGGCGTCATCGACCGGGACACGGCAGTGGAAGGTCGGATTCGATGAATGCGCTGCGCCCAGGCCTGGCCCTCGCCGCCGTCGCGGCCGTGGCGGCCTGCCGGAAACCCCAGCCCGTGCTGCTGTACGAGCCCCAGGCCGTCGCCCGGCGGGACATCGTCGTGTCGGCGGAGGCCAACGGCTCCATCCAGCCGATCCAGATCGTGGACGTGAAGTCGCGGGCGTCCGGCCAGATCCTCGAGATGCGGGTCGAGACCGGGGACATGGTGCATCGCGGCGACACGCTGGTGAAGGTGGACCGGCGCGACCCGACGACCGCGTTCAACCAGGCCCAGGCCGATCTCGAGGTCGCGCAGGCGCAGGCCGCCAACGCGGCCGCGCAGAAGCGGCGCGCCGACCAGATGTTCGCCTCCGGCGTGCTGAGCGAGCAGGACCACGACAACGCCAACCTGGCCGACGCCAATGCGCGGGCCCAGCTGGTGCGCGCGCAGGCCGGCCTGCAGAGCGCCCAGGACGCGCTGACCGACTGCAACGTGCTCGCGTCCATCGACGGCACCATCCTGACCAAGAAGGTCGAGGCCGGCGCCGTCATCACCTCCGCCGTGCACGACGTCTCCGGCGGCACCGTCCTGCTCCAGATGGCGGACCTCGGCACGGTCGAGGTGCAGGCGCTGGTGGACGAGACGGACATCGGCAAGGTGCAGCCCGGAATGCCGGTGACGATCACGGTGGACGCCTATCCCAACCGGCCGTTCCAGGGCACGGTGCTGAAGATCGAGCCGCAATCCACGGTCTCGCAGAACGTCACGATGTTCGCGGTGCAGGTGAACATCCCCAACCACGAGGGGCTGCTGCGGCCGGGCATGAACGCCGAGGTGGCGGTGCAGATCGGCCAGCGGCAGAACGTGCTGGCGATTCCGACC
This genomic window from Gemmatimonadales bacterium contains:
- a CDS encoding HD domain-containing protein, with the translated sequence MNRSDALALMHEFTASDALRKHMYAVEAAMRAYAKQCGEDEETWAVVGLLHDFDYERFPNANRSATEEHPSEGSKILAAKGYPEPLRRAILGHASYTGVPRDTRLAKTLYAVDELCGFLVACALVRPSRSLADLEVPSVKKKLKDKAFARNVNRDEIREGAEELGVPLDDHIRFVIEALRPVERDLGLGSAG
- a CDS encoding sigma-70 family RNA polymerase sigma factor; its protein translation is MEPDAALAAQAATGDRAAFGALVQRHQAAVRRLTRAVTGDVHDADDAAQDAFLSALDRIETYDPSRPFGPWLMRIATNASIDLVRRRAVRRADTLDERAPARGLSPASHAEAAEIRQRLDVALGALPERQRVAVTLFDVEGYSHAEIAAALEIPEGTVRSDVFHARRALRVALEPYGPGRRVEER
- a CDS encoding TolC family protein; protein product: MARVTLEQALQLGRQYNPSQVQAQQNLRIANMGVTQAWGAYLPTVTGTGTAARNSPQRVNQFGAAQVNPITDNSSFSLNASLNLFTGFQRGANQRAANATRDLNQAALLQQDYATDLNTKQAFFNALSTQELVGVAQANLARSDQQLKLTTEKLRLGATTRSDSLQASVDYGNAEVQLIQARANALTAQATLARAIGAEGMVAAVPDTALEVRLTSLDTAALRGDAEAHAPSVVQAQAGVAAARATLTANRALYYPTLSLGARETWTGSQLPLAQAPLQRNIVPDSVIPSKPDTFYVRGPRYTGTWNVSLALSVPIFNGFQREASIVNADANFQASQAKLRDARLGLDASLTQELTALDAAAAQIDVARTTVAAAQEALRMQRERYRLGASTIVDLLTAETTLNQAETGLVQARYNYLIARATLEALVGHGL
- a CDS encoding ABC transporter ATP-binding protein; protein product: MTAAAELVRSSDPTAADGPIIKTERLTRDYVLGSETIKALRGVDLEIHRNEFVAVMGPSGSGKSTLMNVIGCLDTPTAGEYWLNGQRVSDLGDSELARIRNKEIGFVFQTFNLLPRASALHNVELPLIYAGVPSRERRERAAQSLEAVGLGDRKDHRPAELSGGQRQRVAVARALINHPSILLADEPTGNLDSKTGEEIMQLFEQLWSRGQTIILVTHEHDIAAHARRQIHILDGVIDRDTAVEGRIR
- a CDS encoding efflux RND transporter periplasmic adaptor subunit, which codes for MNALRPGLALAAVAAVAACRKPQPVLLYEPQAVARRDIVVSAEANGSIQPIQIVDVKSRASGQILEMRVETGDMVHRGDTLVKVDRRDPTTAFNQAQADLEVAQAQAANAAAQKRRADQMFASGVLSEQDHDNANLADANARAQLVRAQAGLQSAQDALTDCNVLASIDGTILTKKVEAGAVITSAVHDVSGGTVLLQMADLGTVEVQALVDETDIGKVQPGMPVTITVDAYPNRPFQGTVLKIEPQSTVSQNVTMFAVQVNIPNHEGLLRPGMNAEVAVQIGQRQNVLAIPTAALRTQRDVGSAAQVLGIDSKDVDRQLAVQDSLARANPEAVAAAAPARGTGRASEGGSVPEPGASAPARGADPASRVGGPPVAGAPAGERPQVQLPEGVTQEQVRAIFRKQFSGEQLTPQEQAIRQQVMRQFQSRMGGASGAGDGQARRRFGEGQAYQFGGSYIVFALRGGRPTPVRVRTGLTDMDYSEVVAGLGEKDTVLLLPSASLVQQQAEMRDRLSRFTAVPGMQQQQQTRSAAPTATPSTSRTQSATPSRPGPPPGGP